In Nicotiana tabacum cultivar K326 chromosome 11, ASM71507v2, whole genome shotgun sequence, a single window of DNA contains:
- the LOC107780879 gene encoding uncharacterized protein LOC107780879 isoform X2, with protein sequence MSSPYPIIDNPPIDQLKVTELKEELKRRKLPIKGLKQELVKRLAEAILQEQDAAQSKSENDSDSTLGPKDEMAEPVDSENSKDDFDVGNITDKKADEKISEVDAAENRVQSDEGKFSTEEPVGGAISTMVEKDPIDQFGDAKSSAPTEEDQIAEVSVVQTGEHVSVSVESATALSGQDSLKYETQNESGDLKEQLENPISNSSLVEEKVSSSILERQVSEVSPVLGFQVKSDFVSTDVSIGEKTELMDNVIANDVKLELDVKPEMVQLLSSSNVPDDAKLHPMDVEEPHDKKVSTEEPGKENDKYPEVSVVQTSDPVSVSIESATALSGQDSQKYEIQNESGDLKEQRENHISNSSLDEAKVSSSNLETQLLSSSDVPDDAKLHPMDVEEPHDKKVSTEEPGNENDKYVDIMKTDGNGDSAEKLQLDRSPGEDSMEEDVSEGKLADSKLDSVKEIDGKKEIEVDANREVGFVASVDDARSAAHIDTNVEDDSPTVLSMKRKLHDQRTATGSNDIIKRQRRWNSEDLKIPNNKKGDAVASTTPKDFFQPSLRRSFSRSDSMAKEEPPKERVVPPSSKVPTNSLLIENFLRPFTLKAVQELLSKTGTVTNFWMDAIKTHCFVSFSSVEEAIETRNAVYNLQWPPHGGKLLVAEFVDPQGVKDKVEAPPQSPSTHATPVTTIPAAALPSAQSQPSPRQQMQNKQLQPEKLPPPPLPEKLDPPIVTLDDLFKKTKATPRIYYLPLSDEQVADKLKAQGKIIKQ encoded by the exons ATGTCGTCGCCGTATCCCATTATTGATAATCCGCCAATTGATCAGTTGAAGGTCACAGAGCTGAAAGAAGAGCTTAAGAGACGTAAGCTGCCCATTAAGGGGTTGAAGCAAGAGTTGGTAAAGCGATTAGCTGAAGCAATCCTCCAAGAACAGGATGCTGCTCAGTCTAAGTCTGAGAACGATAGTGATTCCACGCTTGGGCCAAAGGACGAAATGGCTGAGCCTGTTGATTCTGAGAATTCCAAGGATGATTTTGATGTTGGCAATATCACAGATAAGAAAGCGGATGAGAAAATAAGCGAGGTTGATGCAGCTGAAAACAGAGTGCAATCGGATGAAGGGAAATTCTCAACTGAGGAGCCGGTTGGTGGTGCTATTTCTACTATGGTTGAAAAGGATCCGATAGACCAATTTGGTGATGCGAAAAGCAGTGCTCCAACCGAAGAGGACCAGATAGCTGAGGTCAGTGTTGTGCAAACCGGTGAACATGTCAGTGTGAGTGTAGAGTCTGCCACAGCTTTAAGTGGACAGGACTCACTAAAATATGAAACCCAGAATGAGAGTGGAGATTTAAAAGAGCAGTTGGAGAATCCCATTTCAAATTCTTCACTAGTGGAGGAAAAGGTCAGTTCATCCATTCTGGAAAGGCAGGTATCTGAGGTCAGCCCTGTTTTAGGGTTCCAAGTAAAATCTGATTTTGTTTCCACTGATGTTTCAATTGGTGAAAAAACAGAACTGATGGATAACGTAATAGCTAATGATGTCAAGTTAGAATTAGATGTTAAACCTGAGATGGTGCAGCTATTGTCGAGCAGTAATGTCCCTGATGATGCAAAATTGCATCCTATGGATGTAGAAGAACCACATGACAAGAAAGTATCTACAGAAGAACCAGGCAAGGAAAACGATAAATATCCTGAAGTTAGTGTTGTGCAAACCAGTGATCCTGTCAGTGTGAGTATAGAGTCTGCCACAGCTTTAAGTGGACAAGACTCGCAAAAATATGAAATCCAGAATGAGAGCGGGGATCTAAAAGAGCAGCGGGAGAATCACATTTCAAATTCTTCACTGGATGAGGCAAAGGTCAGTTCATCCAATCTGGAAACTCAG CTATTGTCGAGCAGTGATGTTCCTGATGATGCAAAATTGCATCCTATGGATGTAGAAGAACCACATGACAAGAAAGTATCTACAGAAGAACCAGGCAACGAAAACGATAAATATGTTGATATAATGAAGACGGATGGCAATGGGGATTCTGCAGAGAAGTTGCAATTAGACCGAAGTCCTGGTGAGGATTCCATGGAGGAGGATGTTTCAGAGGGTAAATTAGCTGATTCTAAGTTGGACTCAGTGAAAGAAATAGATGGAAAGAAAGAAATTGAAGTGGACGCGAATAGGGAGGTAGGATTTGTTGCTTCTGTGGATGATGCTAGGTCAGCTGCCCATATAGATACCAATGTTGAAGACGATAGTCCCACTGTGCTGTCTATGAAAAGAAAACTTCATG ATCAAAGAACAGCAACTGGGAGCAATGATATTATAAAGAGGCAGCGTAGATGGAATTCAGAAGATCTTAAAATTCCTAACAACAAGAAAGGTGATGCTGTGGCCTCAACTACCCCCAAGGATTTTTTCCAGCCCTCTTTGAGACGTAGTTTCTCTAGATCTGATTCAATGGCCAAGGAGGAACCACCAAAAGAACGTGTGG TTCCCCCATCATCAAAAGTGCCTACTAATTCTCTCTTGATCGAAAATTTTCTGCGCCCTTTCACCTTGAAAGCGGTGCAAGAGCTACTTAGCAAGACGGGTACTGTGACAAATTTCTGGATGGACGCTATTAAAACCCACTGCTTTGTTTCT TTTTCATCTGTAGAAGAAGCTATAGAAACTCGAAATGCTGTATACAATCTGCAATGGCCTCCACATGGAGGAAAGCTACTTGTTGCTGAGTTTGTTGATCCCCAGGGAGTGAAAGATAAGGTTGAAGCACCACCTCAATCTCCTTCAACTCATGCAACTCCTGTGACCACAATCCCGGCTGCGGCCCTGCCTTCTGCCCAGTCCCAACCATCCCCAAGGCAACAGATGCAGAACAAGCAACTTCAACCTGAGAAACTTCCACCACCTCCACTTCCTGAGAAACTTGACCCTCCAATTGTCACTCTGGATGATCTCTTTAAAAAGACAAAGGCAACACCTCGCATTTACTATTTGCCCTTGTCTGATGAACAAGTTGCAGATAAGTTGAAGGCGCAAGGGAAGATTATCAAGCAGTAG
- the LOC107780879 gene encoding uncharacterized protein LOC107780879 isoform X3 produces the protein MSSPYPIIDNPPIDQLKVTELKEELKRRKLPIKGLKQELVKRLAEAILQEQDAAQSKSENDSDSTLGPKDEMAEPVDSENSKDDFDVGNITDKKADEKISEVDAAENRVQSDEGKFSTEEPVGGAISTMVEKDPIDQFGDAKSSAPTEEDQIAEVSVVQTGEHVSVSVESATALSGQDSLKYETQNESGDLKEQLENPISNSSLVEEKVSSSILERQVSEVSPVLGFQVKSDFVSTDVSIGEKTELMDNVIANDVKLELDVKPEMVQLLSSSNVPDDAKLHPMDVEEPHDKKVSTEEPGKENDKYPEVSVVQTSDPVSVSIESATALSGQDSQKYEIQNESGDLKEQRENHISNSSLDEAKLLSSSDVPDDAKLHPMDVEEPHDKKVSTEEPGNENDKYVDIMKTDGNGDSAEKLQLDRSPGEDSMEEDVSEGKLADSKLDSVKEIDGKKEIEVDANREVGFVASVDDARSAAHIDTNVEDDSPTVLSMKRKLHDQRTATGSNDIIKRQRRWNSEDLKIPNNKKGDAVASTTPKDFFQPSLRRSFSRSDSMAKEEPPKERVVPPSSKVPTNSLLIENFLRPFTLKAVQELLSKTGTVTNFWMDAIKTHCFVSFSSVEEAIETRNAVYNLQWPPHGGKLLVAEFVDPQGVKDKVEAPPQSPSTHATPVTTIPAAALPSAQSQPSPRQQMQNKQLQPEKLPPPPLPEKLDPPIVTLDDLFKKTKATPRIYYLPLSDEQVADKLKAQGKIIKQ, from the exons ATGTCGTCGCCGTATCCCATTATTGATAATCCGCCAATTGATCAGTTGAAGGTCACAGAGCTGAAAGAAGAGCTTAAGAGACGTAAGCTGCCCATTAAGGGGTTGAAGCAAGAGTTGGTAAAGCGATTAGCTGAAGCAATCCTCCAAGAACAGGATGCTGCTCAGTCTAAGTCTGAGAACGATAGTGATTCCACGCTTGGGCCAAAGGACGAAATGGCTGAGCCTGTTGATTCTGAGAATTCCAAGGATGATTTTGATGTTGGCAATATCACAGATAAGAAAGCGGATGAGAAAATAAGCGAGGTTGATGCAGCTGAAAACAGAGTGCAATCGGATGAAGGGAAATTCTCAACTGAGGAGCCGGTTGGTGGTGCTATTTCTACTATGGTTGAAAAGGATCCGATAGACCAATTTGGTGATGCGAAAAGCAGTGCTCCAACCGAAGAGGACCAGATAGCTGAGGTCAGTGTTGTGCAAACCGGTGAACATGTCAGTGTGAGTGTAGAGTCTGCCACAGCTTTAAGTGGACAGGACTCACTAAAATATGAAACCCAGAATGAGAGTGGAGATTTAAAAGAGCAGTTGGAGAATCCCATTTCAAATTCTTCACTAGTGGAGGAAAAGGTCAGTTCATCCATTCTGGAAAGGCAGGTATCTGAGGTCAGCCCTGTTTTAGGGTTCCAAGTAAAATCTGATTTTGTTTCCACTGATGTTTCAATTGGTGAAAAAACAGAACTGATGGATAACGTAATAGCTAATGATGTCAAGTTAGAATTAGATGTTAAACCTGAGATGGTGCAGCTATTGTCGAGCAGTAATGTCCCTGATGATGCAAAATTGCATCCTATGGATGTAGAAGAACCACATGACAAGAAAGTATCTACAGAAGAACCAGGCAAGGAAAACGATAAATATCCTGAAGTTAGTGTTGTGCAAACCAGTGATCCTGTCAGTGTGAGTATAGAGTCTGCCACAGCTTTAAGTGGACAAGACTCGCAAAAATATGAAATCCAGAATGAGAGCGGGGATCTAAAAGAGCAGCGGGAGAATCACATTTCAAATTCTTCACTGGATGAGGCAAAG CTATTGTCGAGCAGTGATGTTCCTGATGATGCAAAATTGCATCCTATGGATGTAGAAGAACCACATGACAAGAAAGTATCTACAGAAGAACCAGGCAACGAAAACGATAAATATGTTGATATAATGAAGACGGATGGCAATGGGGATTCTGCAGAGAAGTTGCAATTAGACCGAAGTCCTGGTGAGGATTCCATGGAGGAGGATGTTTCAGAGGGTAAATTAGCTGATTCTAAGTTGGACTCAGTGAAAGAAATAGATGGAAAGAAAGAAATTGAAGTGGACGCGAATAGGGAGGTAGGATTTGTTGCTTCTGTGGATGATGCTAGGTCAGCTGCCCATATAGATACCAATGTTGAAGACGATAGTCCCACTGTGCTGTCTATGAAAAGAAAACTTCATG ATCAAAGAACAGCAACTGGGAGCAATGATATTATAAAGAGGCAGCGTAGATGGAATTCAGAAGATCTTAAAATTCCTAACAACAAGAAAGGTGATGCTGTGGCCTCAACTACCCCCAAGGATTTTTTCCAGCCCTCTTTGAGACGTAGTTTCTCTAGATCTGATTCAATGGCCAAGGAGGAACCACCAAAAGAACGTGTGG TTCCCCCATCATCAAAAGTGCCTACTAATTCTCTCTTGATCGAAAATTTTCTGCGCCCTTTCACCTTGAAAGCGGTGCAAGAGCTACTTAGCAAGACGGGTACTGTGACAAATTTCTGGATGGACGCTATTAAAACCCACTGCTTTGTTTCT TTTTCATCTGTAGAAGAAGCTATAGAAACTCGAAATGCTGTATACAATCTGCAATGGCCTCCACATGGAGGAAAGCTACTTGTTGCTGAGTTTGTTGATCCCCAGGGAGTGAAAGATAAGGTTGAAGCACCACCTCAATCTCCTTCAACTCATGCAACTCCTGTGACCACAATCCCGGCTGCGGCCCTGCCTTCTGCCCAGTCCCAACCATCCCCAAGGCAACAGATGCAGAACAAGCAACTTCAACCTGAGAAACTTCCACCACCTCCACTTCCTGAGAAACTTGACCCTCCAATTGTCACTCTGGATGATCTCTTTAAAAAGACAAAGGCAACACCTCGCATTTACTATTTGCCCTTGTCTGATGAACAAGTTGCAGATAAGTTGAAGGCGCAAGGGAAGATTATCAAGCAGTAG
- the LOC107780879 gene encoding uncharacterized protein LOC107780879 isoform X1, giving the protein MSSPYPIIDNPPIDQLKVTELKEELKRRKLPIKGLKQELVKRLAEAILQEQDAAQSKSENDSDSTLGPKDEMAEPVDSENSKDDFDVGNITDKKADEKISEVDAAENRVQSDEGKFSTEEPVGGAISTMVEKDPIDQFGDAKSSAPTEEDQIAEVSVVQTGEHVSVSVESATALSGQDSLKYETQNESGDLKEQLENPISNSSLVEEKVSSSILERQVSEVSPVLGFQVKSDFVSTDVSIGEKTELMDNVIANDVKLELDVKPEMVQLLSSSNVPDDAKLHPMDVEEPHDKKVSTEEPGKENDKYPEVSVVQTSDPVSVSIESATALSGQDSQKYEIQNESGDLKEQRENHISNSSLDEAKVSSSNLETQVSELSPILGFQVKSDSVSPDISIDEKIELKDNVIANDVKLELDVKPEMVQLLSSSDVPDDAKLHPMDVEEPHDKKVSTEEPGNENDKYVDIMKTDGNGDSAEKLQLDRSPGEDSMEEDVSEGKLADSKLDSVKEIDGKKEIEVDANREVGFVASVDDARSAAHIDTNVEDDSPTVLSMKRKLHDQRTATGSNDIIKRQRRWNSEDLKIPNNKKGDAVASTTPKDFFQPSLRRSFSRSDSMAKEEPPKERVVPPSSKVPTNSLLIENFLRPFTLKAVQELLSKTGTVTNFWMDAIKTHCFVSFSSVEEAIETRNAVYNLQWPPHGGKLLVAEFVDPQGVKDKVEAPPQSPSTHATPVTTIPAAALPSAQSQPSPRQQMQNKQLQPEKLPPPPLPEKLDPPIVTLDDLFKKTKATPRIYYLPLSDEQVADKLKAQGKIIKQ; this is encoded by the exons ATGTCGTCGCCGTATCCCATTATTGATAATCCGCCAATTGATCAGTTGAAGGTCACAGAGCTGAAAGAAGAGCTTAAGAGACGTAAGCTGCCCATTAAGGGGTTGAAGCAAGAGTTGGTAAAGCGATTAGCTGAAGCAATCCTCCAAGAACAGGATGCTGCTCAGTCTAAGTCTGAGAACGATAGTGATTCCACGCTTGGGCCAAAGGACGAAATGGCTGAGCCTGTTGATTCTGAGAATTCCAAGGATGATTTTGATGTTGGCAATATCACAGATAAGAAAGCGGATGAGAAAATAAGCGAGGTTGATGCAGCTGAAAACAGAGTGCAATCGGATGAAGGGAAATTCTCAACTGAGGAGCCGGTTGGTGGTGCTATTTCTACTATGGTTGAAAAGGATCCGATAGACCAATTTGGTGATGCGAAAAGCAGTGCTCCAACCGAAGAGGACCAGATAGCTGAGGTCAGTGTTGTGCAAACCGGTGAACATGTCAGTGTGAGTGTAGAGTCTGCCACAGCTTTAAGTGGACAGGACTCACTAAAATATGAAACCCAGAATGAGAGTGGAGATTTAAAAGAGCAGTTGGAGAATCCCATTTCAAATTCTTCACTAGTGGAGGAAAAGGTCAGTTCATCCATTCTGGAAAGGCAGGTATCTGAGGTCAGCCCTGTTTTAGGGTTCCAAGTAAAATCTGATTTTGTTTCCACTGATGTTTCAATTGGTGAAAAAACAGAACTGATGGATAACGTAATAGCTAATGATGTCAAGTTAGAATTAGATGTTAAACCTGAGATGGTGCAGCTATTGTCGAGCAGTAATGTCCCTGATGATGCAAAATTGCATCCTATGGATGTAGAAGAACCACATGACAAGAAAGTATCTACAGAAGAACCAGGCAAGGAAAACGATAAATATCCTGAAGTTAGTGTTGTGCAAACCAGTGATCCTGTCAGTGTGAGTATAGAGTCTGCCACAGCTTTAAGTGGACAAGACTCGCAAAAATATGAAATCCAGAATGAGAGCGGGGATCTAAAAGAGCAGCGGGAGAATCACATTTCAAATTCTTCACTGGATGAGGCAAAGGTCAGTTCATCCAATCTGGAAACTCAGGTATCTGAGCTCAGCCCTATTTTAGGGTTTCAAGTAAAATCTGATTCTGTTTCCCCTGATATCTCAATTGATGAAAAAATAGAACTGAAGGATAACGTAATAGCTAATGATGTCAAGTTAGAATTAGATGTTAAACCTGAGATGGTGCAGCTATTGTCGAGCAGTGATGTTCCTGATGATGCAAAATTGCATCCTATGGATGTAGAAGAACCACATGACAAGAAAGTATCTACAGAAGAACCAGGCAACGAAAACGATAAATATGTTGATATAATGAAGACGGATGGCAATGGGGATTCTGCAGAGAAGTTGCAATTAGACCGAAGTCCTGGTGAGGATTCCATGGAGGAGGATGTTTCAGAGGGTAAATTAGCTGATTCTAAGTTGGACTCAGTGAAAGAAATAGATGGAAAGAAAGAAATTGAAGTGGACGCGAATAGGGAGGTAGGATTTGTTGCTTCTGTGGATGATGCTAGGTCAGCTGCCCATATAGATACCAATGTTGAAGACGATAGTCCCACTGTGCTGTCTATGAAAAGAAAACTTCATG ATCAAAGAACAGCAACTGGGAGCAATGATATTATAAAGAGGCAGCGTAGATGGAATTCAGAAGATCTTAAAATTCCTAACAACAAGAAAGGTGATGCTGTGGCCTCAACTACCCCCAAGGATTTTTTCCAGCCCTCTTTGAGACGTAGTTTCTCTAGATCTGATTCAATGGCCAAGGAGGAACCACCAAAAGAACGTGTGG TTCCCCCATCATCAAAAGTGCCTACTAATTCTCTCTTGATCGAAAATTTTCTGCGCCCTTTCACCTTGAAAGCGGTGCAAGAGCTACTTAGCAAGACGGGTACTGTGACAAATTTCTGGATGGACGCTATTAAAACCCACTGCTTTGTTTCT TTTTCATCTGTAGAAGAAGCTATAGAAACTCGAAATGCTGTATACAATCTGCAATGGCCTCCACATGGAGGAAAGCTACTTGTTGCTGAGTTTGTTGATCCCCAGGGAGTGAAAGATAAGGTTGAAGCACCACCTCAATCTCCTTCAACTCATGCAACTCCTGTGACCACAATCCCGGCTGCGGCCCTGCCTTCTGCCCAGTCCCAACCATCCCCAAGGCAACAGATGCAGAACAAGCAACTTCAACCTGAGAAACTTCCACCACCTCCACTTCCTGAGAAACTTGACCCTCCAATTGTCACTCTGGATGATCTCTTTAAAAAGACAAAGGCAACACCTCGCATTTACTATTTGCCCTTGTCTGATGAACAAGTTGCAGATAAGTTGAAGGCGCAAGGGAAGATTATCAAGCAGTAG